GAATTGGGTTTTGACGACCGGGCTCAAACTGCCATGTCCCAGACGTTTGACCGCATCCTCAAAGGCTTTGACCATTTTGCCCGGCCCAAACCACCCCAGATCACCACTTTTGGAACCGCTGGGGCAGGTCGAAAACTCTTTCGCCAGGTCGGCAAATTTGGCCCCGGTTTTCAGACGTTTCCTCAGGTCCTCGGCCAACCCTTTTTCCTTCACGAGAATATGACTCGCTCTCCACTCCATAGGCTCTCCTTTCAAACCGTTCATCACATTCGGGTCAACATACCCGCTTCACTTGTTAGGGGCAAATTATATGATGCGGTGTGAAAAAATGTCATCTCGAATCTTATGCGATGCCACCCAGGCCCAGACAGTTGGAGATGCCCCTCATGGCGTGGGGAGCGTAGAGGTGTCAGATTCCGGCGGAGTAAACACCTCGTTCATATGACTAAAGGAACCTCCCGGAGTCGGCCCCCCACTGATGACGTAAATGCGGTCATTCACGACCGCCGACCCGAGGCCGTGGCGTCCTGTCGGCATGGGGGCCATGGTCTGCCAGGCATCACGTGCCGGATCATACGCCTCGTTTTCACGAAAGGTTCCCTCCTCCTGTTCGCCGCCGAAAACATAGATCCGGTTACTCACACTCGATGCGGTGATTCCACTGCGGGCCGTCGGAAGATCTGCGGCCCGCGACCAGCGGTCGGTGACGGGGTCGTAAACTTCCGTGACCGTGAGATTCTGTCGATAGTCACCGTGCAGGCGCCCGCCGATAGCGTAAATGGTATTTGACACAGTTGCTGCTGCAAGATGATCGCGAGGGGTCGGCAACGGCGCTCGCACCGTCCAGGCATTGCGCTCCGGATCGAAGACCTCGACGGCCGCGCTATTGGCCTTTCGGTCGTAGCCGCCGATGGCATAGAGCTTCCCATCGTACTGTGCCACCGACAAAGCTCCGCGAGGGGTCGGCATCTGTGCGCGCTCGGCCCAAATATCCGTGGCTGGATTGTAGACATACACGGTGGCAACGGGATGCCAGACGCTGAGTCCCGATTGCCGGTACCCCCCAATGACAAACAGTTTCCCATCTGCCACTCCGATCCCCACATGGTGCAGGCCCACCGGCATTGGCGCTTTGGATGTCCATTGGTCGGTGGCCGGGTCATATTCCTGGAGGGACGGCGTGATTCCGAGATTGATGATATTGCCGAAGGCGGGCTGTTCAAACCCGCCCACGACGTAAATTTTGCCGTTCAAGGCTGCGGCGGCCACCTCCGTCCGCATCGTGGGCGCAGGCTTGGCCGCGTGCCATACTCCCTGAGCCGGCTCCGTTGGCATCGATTGAGCAGATACTAAGGGCACCATGAGGCAGAGTGCCGTGAAGAACGGCAGAAGGATCAGGAGAGGGCTTACCAAAGGAACATGGCGCAGGATTACCGGGATGACCTGGTGTTGCATGGCTGGGAGTATAGCAATCGAGGAAGGGAAAATCTTCAATGTGCGTGATGACCCAAGCCAGCCGACCAAATGAAGCCGCACTCACCCACCCCTACAAGGACGTCGCGATGAATGGCCAAACGCGAGAGAAGGCCATTTCGTGCCACAGGTCGCAGTGGATAGAGACACAGATATCTAGGCGACGGCCACGATATATTTGAGGGAGTCCATCCAACATTTCTCAGAGGGGACCGGTGGACGAGCATCTCCTGAAACTTCCCATCCTGACAGGGCATGCATTGTCGGGAATTCCTTTCCCCAAGGATCACCTTGCGGGCTCCTATGATCAGGTATTTTCCTGCCGTCAATATGGTGACATTTTGGCAGAGGTCGGGTAATCTAGGCCCTCTGGGGGAGTG
The DNA window shown above is from Nitrospiraceae bacterium and carries:
- a CDS encoding peptidylprolyl isomerase, giving the protein MEWRASHILVKEKGLAEDLRKRLKTGAKFADLAKEFSTCPSGSKSGDLGWFGPGKMVKAFEDAVKRLGHGSLSPVVKTQFGYHIIKKTGQKD
- a CDS encoding galactose oxidase; the protein is MRLHLVGWLGSSRTLKIFPSSIAILPAMQHQVIPVILRHVPLVSPLLILLPFFTALCLMVPLVSAQSMPTEPAQGVWHAAKPAPTMRTEVAAAALNGKIYVVGGFEQPAFGNIINLGITPSLQEYDPATDQWTSKAPMPVGLHHVGIGVADGKLFVIGGYRQSGLSVWHPVATVYVYNPATDIWAERAQMPTPRGALSVAQYDGKLYAIGGYDRKANSAAVEVFDPERNAWTVRAPLPTPRDHLAAATVSNTIYAIGGRLHGDYRQNLTVTEVYDPVTDRWSRAADLPTARSGITASSVSNRIYVFGGEQEEGTFRENEAYDPARDAWQTMAPMPTGRHGLGSAVVNDRIYVISGGPTPGGSFSHMNEVFTPPESDTSTLPTP